In Aristaeella hokkaidonensis, the following are encoded in one genomic region:
- a CDS encoding galactitol-1-phosphate 5-dehydrogenase: protein MKAAVLYGNEDIRYADWETPVCRPGTVKVRVRATGICGSDVPRVLNHGAHFYPVVLGHEFSGDVVEIGEGVEGLKVGDTVSGAPLVPCMKCADCQQGNFSLCRHYSFIGSREQGSFAEYVVIPAANAIKYDPSIPYEQAAMFEPSTVAVHGLLQARYRGGETVAILGCGTIGIFTLQWAKILGAKQIVAFDIDDGRLELAKRMGANQTVNTLKEGFMEEAKALTGGRGFENVLETAGNPVTMRMAFELAANKAKVCFIGTPHTDLTFTPAQWENMNRKEFYLTGSWMSYSAPFPGKEWTLTAHCFADGRLKFDPSMIFRKFPLSQAAEAFALYKNPRDVHGKIMLINEEPEK, encoded by the coding sequence ATGAAAGCAGCGGTGCTGTACGGAAATGAGGATATCCGCTATGCGGACTGGGAGACGCCGGTGTGCCGGCCCGGGACGGTAAAGGTCCGGGTGAGGGCGACCGGTATCTGCGGCAGCGACGTGCCGCGGGTGCTGAACCACGGGGCGCACTTCTATCCGGTGGTGCTTGGACACGAATTCAGCGGAGACGTGGTGGAGATCGGCGAAGGCGTGGAAGGCCTGAAGGTTGGCGACACGGTGAGCGGCGCGCCGCTGGTGCCCTGCATGAAATGCGCGGACTGCCAGCAGGGGAACTTCTCCCTGTGCCGGCATTACAGCTTTATCGGCAGCCGGGAGCAGGGAAGTTTCGCGGAATATGTGGTGATCCCTGCGGCAAACGCTATCAAATACGATCCGTCCATTCCCTATGAGCAGGCGGCCATGTTTGAGCCTTCCACAGTGGCGGTGCACGGCCTGCTGCAGGCCCGGTACCGGGGCGGCGAAACCGTGGCGATCCTGGGCTGCGGCACCATCGGCATCTTTACCCTGCAGTGGGCAAAGATCCTGGGCGCAAAGCAGATTGTGGCCTTTGACATTGACGACGGCCGGCTGGAGCTGGCAAAGCGGATGGGCGCGAACCAGACCGTGAACACCCTGAAGGAAGGCTTTATGGAAGAAGCCAAGGCGCTGACCGGCGGCCGGGGCTTTGAAAACGTACTGGAGACCGCGGGCAACCCGGTGACCATGCGGATGGCCTTTGAACTGGCGGCCAACAAGGCGAAGGTGTGCTTCATCGGGACACCCCATACGGACCTGACCTTTACCCCGGCCCAGTGGGAAAACATGAACCGGAAGGAATTCTACCTGACGGGCAGCTGGATGAGCTATTCCGCTCCCTTCCCGGGAAAGGAATGGACGCTGACGGCCCACTGCTTCGCAGACGGGCGGCTGAAATTCGATCCGTCGATGATCTTCCGCAAATTCCCGCTCAGCCAGGCGGCGGAAGCCTTCGCACTGTATAAGAACCCGCGGGACGTTCACGGCAAGATCATGCTGATCAACGAAGAACCTGAAAAGTAA
- a CDS encoding RbsD/FucU family protein, protein MLKGIPAIIPPELMKILMEMGHGDELLICDGNYPKFGCPERCVRMDGHGISEILDAILQFMPLDPYVENPTILMAVLPGDPYKPEIWETYREIGKKHEEKGLREIAVQKPEFYPRGAKCYACIATSETALYANIILKKGVVIP, encoded by the coding sequence ATGCTGAAGGGAATTCCTGCGATCATTCCCCCGGAACTGATGAAGATCCTGATGGAAATGGGCCACGGAGACGAACTGCTGATCTGTGACGGAAACTATCCGAAGTTCGGCTGCCCGGAACGGTGCGTCCGCATGGACGGCCACGGAATATCGGAGATTCTGGACGCCATTCTTCAATTCATGCCGCTGGATCCCTACGTGGAGAATCCGACGATCCTCATGGCGGTGCTGCCGGGAGATCCGTACAAGCCCGAGATCTGGGAAACCTACCGGGAGATCGGGAAGAAACACGAGGAAAAGGGCCTGCGGGAAATCGCCGTGCAGAAGCCTGAATTCTATCCCCGGGGCGCGAAGTGCTATGCCTGTATCGCAACCAGCGAAACAGCCCTTTATGCCAACATCATCCTGAAGAAGGGTGTTGTAATACCTTAA
- a CDS encoding carbohydrate ABC transporter permease, whose product MTTVAPAAVKRKSNYRSRSRMIIHIILIIGSFVMIFPFVWMILTSFKSNGESLLIPPTILPREWLTENYTEVTRTLPFGALYFNTLMLMFLRIICALVFSSMAGFAFAKLRFPFKRFFFFIVLSQMMLPNQIFIIPQYQMLAGMGKLNSIFALLFPGLVSAFGTFFLRQFYMSLPNVLSEAAVLDGCNTFQVFFRIMLPLTKTAMIALAVFTAVFAYSDMMWPLIVNNNINMMTLSAGISSMQGQYTTRYPILMAGSTLAMIPMMVLYLLFQRQFIEGIALTGTKG is encoded by the coding sequence ATGACGACAGTCGCCCCGGCTGCGGTAAAGCGGAAATCAAACTACCGTTCACGCAGCAGGATGATCATTCACATCATCCTGATCATCGGCTCGTTCGTGATGATCTTCCCCTTTGTATGGATGATTCTGACGAGCTTCAAAAGCAATGGCGAATCTCTCCTGATCCCGCCCACAATTCTCCCCAGAGAATGGCTCACGGAGAACTATACCGAAGTTACCCGTACGCTCCCCTTCGGGGCATTGTACTTCAACACGCTGATGCTGATGTTTTTACGGATCATCTGCGCGCTGGTTTTCTCCAGCATGGCAGGATTTGCCTTTGCCAAACTGCGTTTTCCGTTTAAGCGCTTCTTCTTTTTCATTGTGCTGTCCCAGATGATGCTGCCGAACCAGATCTTCATCATTCCGCAGTATCAGATGCTCGCGGGCATGGGAAAACTGAACAGCATCTTCGCCCTGCTGTTCCCCGGCCTGGTCAGTGCCTTCGGAACCTTCTTCCTGAGGCAGTTCTATATGAGCCTGCCCAATGTGCTTTCGGAAGCGGCCGTCCTGGACGGATGCAACACCTTCCAGGTTTTCTTCCGGATCATGCTTCCGCTGACCAAAACGGCCATGATCGCCCTGGCGGTCTTCACTGCGGTCTTCGCCTACAGCGACATGATGTGGCCGCTGATCGTGAACAACAACATCAACATGATGACCCTGTCCGCGGGTATCTCCTCCATGCAGGGTCAGTACACCACCCGTTATCCGATCCTGATGGCCGGCTCCACGCTGGCTATGATCCCGATGATGGTGCTCTATCTGCTCTTCCAGCGTCAGTTCATTGAGGGTATCGCCCTCACCGGAACAAAGGGCTGA
- the pfkB gene encoding 1-phosphofructokinase: MILTVTLNTSIDKLYLMESIHPETVMRVKEVHNTAGGKGLNVSRVAAKLQEPVTAMGFVGGFNGQYLESLISSPLVRCAFTHVQGETRSCINCWDLSNGRSTEYLEPGQPVTQEDIDRFLTDFSACLPEADVVTISGSVPRGVPEDFYCELIRRSRAAGIPVLVDTSGSRLIASVKEKPLFIKPNEDEIAQLTGHSVSGREEAVKALTGLHRDGIPYVVLSMGEEGALLSCDRGVFHGKPPRITPRNTVGCGDSMVAGFAVGFARRLPIEETFRMALAVSAANALSLFTGDFDPADYDRLYPEIQIEKIG, from the coding sequence ATGATCCTGACTGTAACGCTGAACACCTCCATTGATAAACTCTATCTGATGGAATCCATCCATCCGGAAACCGTCATGCGGGTGAAGGAGGTCCACAACACTGCCGGCGGCAAGGGCCTGAACGTCAGCCGTGTAGCCGCGAAGCTGCAGGAGCCCGTCACCGCCATGGGCTTTGTCGGCGGGTTCAACGGGCAGTACCTGGAGTCGTTGATCTCCTCTCCCCTGGTCCGCTGTGCCTTTACCCATGTGCAGGGTGAAACCCGCAGCTGTATCAACTGCTGGGATCTGTCCAACGGCCGCTCCACAGAGTACCTGGAGCCCGGCCAGCCCGTCACGCAGGAGGATATCGACCGGTTCCTTACCGATTTCAGCGCCTGCCTGCCGGAAGCGGATGTGGTCACCATCAGCGGCAGCGTGCCCCGGGGCGTGCCGGAGGATTTCTATTGTGAGCTCATCCGCCGCAGCCGCGCCGCCGGCATTCCCGTGCTGGTCGATACCAGCGGCAGCCGCCTCATTGCTTCCGTAAAGGAAAAGCCCCTCTTCATCAAGCCCAACGAGGATGAGATTGCCCAGCTGACCGGTCACAGTGTTTCCGGCCGGGAGGAGGCTGTAAAAGCCCTCACCGGCCTGCACAGGGACGGCATTCCCTATGTGGTGCTCTCCATGGGAGAAGAAGGCGCCCTCCTGTCCTGTGACCGGGGTGTCTTCCATGGCAAACCGCCGAGAATCACCCCCCGCAACACCGTCGGCTGCGGGGACAGCATGGTGGCCGGTTTCGCCGTTGGCTTTGCCCGCCGCCTGCCCATAGAGGAAACCTTCCGCATGGCCCTGGCGGTTTCCGCAGCCAACGCCCTCAGCCTCTTCACCGGGGACTTCGATCCCGCGGATTATGACCGGCTTTACCCGGAGATTCAGATTGAAAAGATTGGCTGA
- a CDS encoding aldo/keto reductase family protein: MAFIDPKLVPKRKLSNGQEIPCIGMGTFGSDRFTPEQVSGAVAGAIRSGYRLFDCASVYGNEDLIGQVFAQAMKEGVVKREELFVTSKVWNDMHGQGDVLLSCAKTLKDLQLDYLDFYFVHWPFPNYHAPFCDGDSRNPDSKPFSVEEFMSTWRQMERLVDMGLVKNIGMSSMTIPKLEAVLPLCRIQPAVIEMELHPCFQQPELYDYVVAHGIQPIGFCPIGSPTRPDRDMTPDDIADIQVPEVVEIAKAHGVHPAVICLKWAVQRGQIPIPFSIHENEYVSNLMCTVQDPLTEEEMKIMKSVDRNCRLIKGQVFLWPGANDWHDLWDEDGTITK, encoded by the coding sequence ATGGCATTCATCGATCCGAAACTGGTTCCCAAAAGAAAACTGTCCAACGGCCAGGAGATCCCCTGCATCGGTATGGGTACCTTCGGCAGCGACCGTTTTACCCCTGAACAGGTGTCCGGTGCTGTGGCCGGAGCGATCCGCAGCGGCTACCGCCTGTTTGACTGCGCGTCCGTATACGGCAATGAGGATCTGATCGGCCAGGTGTTTGCCCAGGCCATGAAGGAAGGCGTTGTAAAGCGCGAAGAACTGTTTGTGACCTCCAAGGTCTGGAATGACATGCACGGACAGGGCGACGTACTGCTGTCCTGCGCAAAGACCCTGAAAGACCTGCAGCTGGACTACCTGGACTTCTACTTTGTCCACTGGCCCTTCCCGAACTATCATGCACCTTTCTGCGACGGCGACAGCCGCAATCCGGACAGCAAGCCCTTCTCCGTGGAAGAGTTCATGAGCACCTGGCGCCAGATGGAACGCCTGGTGGATATGGGCCTGGTGAAGAACATCGGTATGAGCAGCATGACCATCCCGAAGCTGGAAGCTGTGCTGCCCCTGTGCCGCATCCAGCCCGCAGTGATTGAGATGGAACTGCATCCCTGCTTCCAGCAGCCGGAACTGTATGACTACGTCGTGGCCCACGGCATCCAGCCCATCGGCTTCTGCCCCATCGGCAGCCCCACCCGGCCCGACCGTGACATGACGCCCGACGATATAGCCGATATTCAGGTGCCGGAAGTGGTGGAAATCGCGAAGGCCCACGGTGTGCATCCGGCTGTGATCTGCCTGAAGTGGGCCGTGCAGCGGGGACAGATCCCGATTCCCTTCTCCATCCACGAGAACGAGTATGTGTCCAACTTGATGTGCACGGTACAGGATCCGCTGACGGAAGAAGAAATGAAGATCATGAAGAGCGTGGACAGGAACTGCCGCCTGATCAAGGGACAGGTTTTCCTGTGGCCCGGCGCCAACGACTGGCACGACCTGTGGGACGAAGACGGAACCATCACGAAGTAA
- the fba gene encoding class II fructose-1,6-bisphosphate aldolase: MAFVTTGEMLKKAQEGGYAIGAFNAENLEMVQAIIAAAEAENAPVMIQTTPGTLKYAGPKCFAGIVSRMARDVKVPVALHLDHGNSYELAEECAREGYTSLMIDGSKLPYEENIALTRRVVAMACGLPVEAELGTVGGKEDGMEAKPQYTDPDEAADFVNRTGISSFAVAIGTAHGVYKGEPKLDLDRLSAVREKVSIPLVLHGTSGVPEDQVRECIRRGICKVNYATDLRIAFTAGVKKAIGEQPEAFDPKKYLAEGRKAVQSRVQELIRLLGSSGKA; encoded by the coding sequence ATGGCGTTCGTCACTACCGGAGAGATGCTGAAGAAAGCTCAGGAAGGCGGCTATGCCATCGGCGCGTTCAACGCGGAAAACCTGGAGATGGTCCAGGCTATTATTGCTGCGGCTGAGGCGGAGAACGCGCCCGTGATGATACAGACTACGCCCGGTACGCTGAAATACGCGGGACCGAAATGCTTTGCCGGCATTGTGAGCCGGATGGCCCGGGACGTAAAGGTGCCTGTGGCGCTGCACCTGGATCACGGAAACAGCTATGAACTGGCGGAAGAATGCGCCCGGGAAGGATATACCTCCCTGATGATCGACGGATCAAAGCTTCCGTATGAAGAGAACATCGCGCTGACCCGCCGGGTTGTGGCCATGGCCTGCGGCCTGCCGGTGGAAGCGGAACTGGGCACGGTGGGCGGCAAGGAAGACGGCATGGAAGCCAAACCCCAGTACACCGATCCGGATGAAGCGGCCGACTTTGTGAACCGGACGGGCATCAGCAGCTTCGCGGTGGCGATCGGCACAGCCCACGGGGTATACAAGGGAGAACCGAAGCTGGACCTGGACCGGCTGTCCGCAGTGCGGGAAAAGGTCAGCATTCCGCTGGTACTGCATGGAACTTCCGGCGTGCCGGAAGACCAGGTGAGGGAATGTATCCGCCGGGGCATCTGCAAGGTGAACTACGCGACGGACCTGCGCATTGCCTTTACGGCCGGCGTGAAGAAGGCCATCGGGGAACAGCCGGAGGCCTTTGATCCGAAAAAGTACCTGGCGGAAGGCCGCAAGGCCGTGCAGAGCCGGGTGCAGGAACTGATCCGGCTGCTGGGGAGCAGCGGAAAAGCCTGA
- a CDS encoding sensor histidine kinase, with protein sequence MKKRMSVLLLLVTVPIFFGLAWFMSSRSFTLSMEREKQRTQMTETLIFREVQRDMVNLNFSGAVTYAAQYRQYYQPQGIELIFCWNNSTIDGSPFPNEDCRKLLTGQRSALLSTRSSPEYYAVAEPVNSQLTMILVRDVSDLYEMKNQYRRIAYGAAAGASVLLTVLTLLLTGILTRPIRRLTKAADAVAGNTGEQVPLPVERRDEIGTLARAFSRMQNAVGERETELREESESRQALLDALAHEMRTPLTSLLGNARLMQRELPPEDRKRIADSMAGEIRRLTDMDQQLMKLTGLRNEEPEMETVSVMRVLEETAARLNGQAAEHMIEIKGEDSVIRGDRELLSLLVNNLAVNAIRASEPGTTVTLTALPDGFSVRDRGIGMTAEALEHACEPFWKADKARTRRNGGAGLGLSLCKRIAELHQGELHFESEPGKGTTVTFTTPLRAVDDSVTSNEA encoded by the coding sequence ATGAAAAAAAGGATGTCGGTGCTGCTCCTCCTGGTGACGGTGCCTATTTTCTTCGGGCTGGCCTGGTTCATGAGCAGCCGCAGTTTCACCCTGTCCATGGAACGGGAGAAACAGCGGACGCAGATGACAGAGACCCTGATTTTCCGGGAAGTCCAGAGGGATATGGTAAACCTGAACTTCAGCGGCGCCGTGACCTATGCGGCGCAATACAGGCAGTATTACCAGCCCCAGGGAATTGAGCTGATTTTCTGCTGGAACAACAGCACCATAGACGGCTCGCCCTTTCCGAATGAAGACTGCAGGAAGCTGCTGACCGGACAGCGCAGCGCACTGCTGAGCACGCGAAGCTCACCGGAATACTACGCGGTCGCGGAGCCGGTGAACAGCCAGCTGACCATGATCCTGGTCCGGGATGTGAGCGACCTGTATGAAATGAAAAATCAATACCGCAGGATCGCCTACGGTGCTGCGGCAGGCGCTTCCGTGCTGCTGACGGTGCTGACGCTGCTGCTGACAGGCATTCTGACGCGGCCGATCCGCCGACTGACGAAGGCGGCGGACGCGGTGGCCGGGAATACCGGGGAGCAGGTGCCGCTGCCGGTGGAACGGCGGGACGAGATCGGCACCCTGGCACGGGCATTTTCCCGCATGCAGAATGCGGTCGGGGAACGGGAAACGGAACTGCGGGAGGAAAGCGAATCCCGGCAGGCTTTGCTGGACGCACTTGCGCATGAGATGCGCACGCCGCTGACGTCCCTGCTGGGAAACGCCCGGCTGATGCAGCGGGAGCTTCCGCCGGAAGACCGGAAACGGATTGCGGACAGCATGGCGGGAGAGATCCGTCGTCTTACGGACATGGACCAGCAGCTGATGAAACTGACCGGCCTGCGAAATGAAGAGCCGGAGATGGAAACAGTTTCTGTGATGCGGGTCCTGGAGGAAACGGCTGCGCGGCTGAACGGGCAGGCGGCGGAACATATGATTGAAATCAAGGGCGAGGACAGCGTGATCCGGGGAGACAGGGAACTGCTGTCCCTGCTTGTAAATAACCTGGCCGTGAACGCGATCCGTGCCTCCGAGCCGGGAACGACCGTTACACTGACCGCCCTGCCGGACGGTTTTTCCGTGCGGGACCGGGGAATCGGCATGACAGCGGAGGCACTGGAACATGCCTGCGAACCCTTCTGGAAAGCGGATAAAGCGAGAACCCGCCGGAACGGCGGCGCCGGACTGGGACTGAGCCTGTGCAAGAGGATTGCCGAGCTCCACCAGGGTGAACTGCACTTTGAATCCGAGCCCGGAAAAGGGACGACGGTCACCTTTACAACTCCATTACGGGCCGTTGATGACTCCGTTACAAGTAATGAGGCATGA
- the xylB gene encoding xylulokinase: protein MRTLLLGVDIGTSSCKTALFDPEGKVVAQGGCEYPVSYPRKGWAEQDPAQWWEGVCRAVREMISDNGIDPAEIAGIGTDGQSWSAIALDREGNVLCPTPIWTDTRSEEICRETEDRLTAEKLFDLCGNPAKPGYTWPKILWYRKHRPEVFEKTEKILQSNSYIVYRMTGEITQDISQGYGLACFDMRKGCWDEEMCEALGIPRRMLPEIVPCHQIVGKLTVDAAKQMGLREGIPVAAGGLDAACGTLGAGVVSPGQTQEQGGQAGGMSICIDQYAADPRLILGFHVVPGRWLLQGGTTGGGGALKWLRETMCPELSFAEMSALAETAEPGSGGVTFLPYMAGERSPIWDPKACGVFFGLNFGVTRAQMIRACMEGVAYSLRHNLETAAEAGARAGVLRAMGGSANSRIWTQIKADVTGCGIEVPGSDTATTLGAAMLAGVGTGVWQGFEEAARQTIRVNRTYEPDPAVKEIYDWGYETYRKLYGNLKDLMNA, encoded by the coding sequence ATGAGAACCCTGCTGCTTGGCGTGGATATCGGAACCTCCTCCTGTAAGACGGCCCTGTTTGATCCGGAAGGAAAGGTCGTCGCCCAGGGCGGATGCGAATATCCCGTCAGTTATCCCCGGAAGGGCTGGGCGGAACAGGATCCGGCCCAATGGTGGGAAGGCGTATGCCGTGCGGTGCGGGAAATGATCTCCGATAACGGCATCGACCCGGCGGAAATCGCCGGAATCGGTACGGACGGACAGAGCTGGTCCGCCATCGCGCTGGACAGGGAAGGCAATGTGCTGTGTCCGACGCCGATCTGGACGGATACCCGGAGCGAGGAAATCTGCCGGGAGACAGAAGACAGGCTGACAGCAGAAAAACTGTTTGACCTGTGCGGAAATCCGGCCAAGCCGGGATATACCTGGCCGAAGATCCTCTGGTACCGGAAGCACCGGCCGGAGGTGTTTGAGAAGACAGAAAAGATCCTGCAGTCGAACAGCTATATCGTCTACAGGATGACCGGTGAGATCACACAGGATATCTCCCAGGGATACGGACTGGCCTGCTTCGATATGCGGAAGGGCTGCTGGGACGAGGAAATGTGCGAAGCACTGGGCATTCCGCGGAGAATGCTGCCGGAGATCGTACCCTGCCATCAGATTGTGGGAAAACTGACCGTGGATGCGGCAAAACAGATGGGACTGCGGGAAGGTATTCCGGTGGCGGCGGGCGGACTGGACGCGGCCTGCGGCACACTGGGAGCCGGCGTGGTATCTCCCGGACAGACCCAGGAGCAGGGCGGACAGGCCGGCGGCATGAGCATCTGCATTGATCAGTACGCGGCGGATCCGCGGCTGATCCTCGGCTTCCACGTGGTGCCGGGACGGTGGCTGCTGCAGGGCGGAACGACCGGCGGGGGCGGCGCCCTGAAATGGCTGCGGGAAACAATGTGCCCGGAGCTGAGTTTCGCGGAGATGAGCGCACTGGCGGAAACCGCGGAGCCGGGCAGCGGCGGAGTGACCTTCCTGCCGTACATGGCGGGAGAACGGAGCCCGATCTGGGATCCGAAGGCCTGCGGCGTATTTTTCGGACTGAACTTCGGCGTGACCCGGGCGCAGATGATCCGGGCATGCATGGAAGGCGTGGCCTATTCCCTGAGGCATAACCTGGAGACGGCGGCGGAAGCCGGCGCCCGGGCGGGCGTGCTGCGGGCTATGGGCGGAAGCGCCAACAGCCGGATCTGGACACAGATCAAGGCGGACGTGACCGGCTGCGGGATTGAGGTGCCCGGAAGCGATACGGCGACTACTCTCGGGGCGGCGATGCTGGCCGGGGTCGGAACGGGCGTATGGCAGGGCTTCGAAGAGGCGGCCCGGCAGACGATCCGGGTGAACCGGACCTATGAACCGGATCCCGCGGTGAAGGAAATCTATGACTGGGGATATGAAACCTACCGGAAGCTGTACGGGAATCTGAAAGATCTGATGAACGCATGA
- a CDS encoding carbohydrate ABC transporter permease, with protein sequence MTVLSKPAAPRLSRREHYDPKVVAAAFILIAPTIIGLCVLNIYPFFDTIRRSLYKTQGLGPEVYVGLKNFEKLFKDSMIGHATINTLLYMVLTVPVGVLLSLIFAALLNSKIRGRDIYRGIYFLPMVVAPAAVAMVWRWIFNAENGILNIALKAIGIQGPSWLADPNTALLSCAIIGVWSAIGYDLVLILAGLQSISKSYYEAAEIDGANGIQSFFHITIPMVSPTLFFVVLMRAMTSLKQFDTIYLLINTRNPAYKNATVLMTLFYREAFEKFNKGYGSAIVIYTFVIIAIFTAIQFISEKKLVHYE encoded by the coding sequence GTGACCGTTTTATCCAAGCCTGCCGCGCCTCGTCTCAGCCGGCGGGAACATTACGATCCCAAGGTTGTGGCTGCCGCCTTTATCCTGATCGCGCCGACCATTATCGGCCTGTGCGTGCTGAACATCTATCCGTTTTTCGACACCATCCGGCGAAGCCTGTATAAAACCCAGGGCCTGGGGCCGGAAGTCTATGTCGGCCTGAAGAACTTTGAAAAGCTGTTCAAGGACAGCATGATCGGTCACGCAACCATCAACACGCTCCTGTACATGGTGCTCACCGTACCGGTAGGCGTGCTGCTTTCGCTGATCTTCGCTGCTCTGCTGAACAGTAAAATCCGGGGCCGGGATATTTACCGCGGCATCTATTTCCTGCCCATGGTGGTTGCTCCCGCCGCGGTTGCCATGGTCTGGCGCTGGATCTTCAACGCCGAAAACGGCATCCTGAATATCGCCCTGAAGGCAATCGGCATCCAGGGACCCAGCTGGCTGGCGGATCCGAACACAGCGCTGCTTTCCTGTGCCATTATCGGGGTCTGGTCTGCCATCGGCTATGACCTGGTCCTGATCCTGGCCGGCCTGCAAAGTATCTCAAAGAGTTACTATGAGGCAGCCGAAATTGACGGAGCCAATGGCATACAGTCTTTCTTCCATATCACGATCCCCATGGTTTCGCCCACCCTGTTCTTTGTGGTGCTGATGCGCGCCATGACCTCCCTGAAGCAGTTCGATACCATCTATCTGCTGATCAACACCCGGAATCCGGCTTACAAGAACGCCACGGTGCTGATGACCCTGTTCTACCGGGAGGCCTTTGAGAAATTCAACAAGGGATACGGTTCCGCCATCGTTATCTATACTTTTGTGATTATAGCGATCTTTACGGCAATCCAGTTTATTTCCGAAAAGAAGCTCGTTCATTACGAATGA
- a CDS encoding ABC transporter substrate-binding protein, which produces MRKLFAILLTLCMLFSFVSFASAEENVTITFAFWDNNQEPGMKAIADAYMAAHPGVTVEVQVTPWDQYWTKLEASAQGSGEAMPDVFWMHSNQFFKYVTADKLLPLDFEYDYTPYPAGVTALYNFNNVHYAVPKDYDTIALVYNKEIFDNAGIAYPDDTWTWDTLLETAKKLTDPEKGIYGFGAPNDRQSGYLNLIYQNEGFAFEDGKSGYDQAATQEAIQWWVDLQKVHQVSPSQESFVDMGVDDQMQAGKLAMCFTGSWMMSSYTNNELFADKFDLAVLPQGKTRASIYNGLGYAGAASTKYPEVVKDFIQFCGTEEANKLQAEKKAAIPAFAGTEKYFTDNFTTINIACYPEMISYGVQYPFSPNKSLWESQEEELMNEVYAGSKTVEEACNELHEIICDIEGI; this is translated from the coding sequence ATGCGTAAGCTGTTCGCGATCCTTTTGACCCTGTGCATGCTCTTCTCCTTTGTCTCCTTTGCGAGCGCTGAAGAGAATGTCACCATCACCTTTGCCTTCTGGGACAATAACCAGGAGCCCGGCATGAAAGCTATCGCCGACGCGTATATGGCTGCTCATCCCGGCGTCACTGTTGAAGTCCAGGTTACTCCCTGGGATCAGTACTGGACCAAGCTGGAAGCGTCTGCCCAGGGCAGCGGCGAAGCAATGCCCGACGTGTTCTGGATGCACTCCAACCAGTTCTTCAAGTATGTGACCGCTGACAAGCTCCTGCCCCTGGACTTTGAGTATGACTATACTCCCTATCCGGCAGGCGTCACCGCCCTGTACAACTTCAACAATGTGCACTACGCCGTCCCGAAGGACTACGACACCATCGCCCTGGTCTACAATAAGGAAATCTTCGACAACGCCGGCATCGCCTATCCGGATGACACCTGGACCTGGGACACCCTGCTGGAAACCGCGAAGAAGCTGACCGATCCTGAAAAGGGCATCTACGGCTTCGGCGCTCCCAACGATCGTCAGTCCGGTTACCTGAACCTGATCTATCAGAACGAAGGCTTCGCTTTCGAAGACGGCAAGTCCGGTTATGACCAGGCTGCCACCCAGGAAGCCATCCAGTGGTGGGTTGACCTGCAGAAGGTCCATCAGGTATCTCCCAGCCAGGAATCCTTCGTGGATATGGGTGTGGATGATCAGATGCAGGCTGGCAAGCTGGCCATGTGCTTCACCGGCAGCTGGATGATGAGCTCCTACACCAACAACGAGCTCTTCGCTGACAAGTTCGACCTGGCCGTCCTGCCCCAGGGCAAGACCCGCGCCTCCATCTACAATGGTCTGGGCTATGCCGGCGCCGCCTCCACCAAGTATCCCGAAGTTGTGAAAGACTTCATCCAGTTCTGCGGCACCGAAGAAGCCAACAAGCTGCAGGCTGAAAAGAAGGCTGCGATTCCCGCCTTCGCCGGAACCGAGAAGTACTTCACCGATAACTTCACCACCATCAACATTGCCTGCTATCCGGAAATGATCTCCTACGGTGTGCAGTATCCCTTCTCCCCCAACAAGAGCCTCTGGGAGAGCCAGGAAGAAGAACTGATGAACGAAGTGTATGCCGGCAGCAAGACCGTGGAAGAAGCCTGCAACGAGCTGCACGAGATCATCTGCGACATCGAAGGAATCTGA